A DNA window from Dunckerocampus dactyliophorus isolate RoL2022-P2 chromosome 17, RoL_Ddac_1.1, whole genome shotgun sequence contains the following coding sequences:
- the LOC129170320 gene encoding 3-hydroxy-3-methylglutaryl-coenzyme A reductase-like isoform X1: MLVRLFRLHGLLVATHPWEVIIGTLALTVCLMSMNSLAASSHMCSWNNCPKVDQQVHSSDMIILTVTRCIAIVYIYFQFKNLRQLGSKYILGIAGLFTLFSSFVFSSVVIHFFGRELTGLNEALPFFLLLIDLSKACTLAKFALSSNSQEEVRENISQGMAILGPTFTLDALVECLVIGIGTMSGVPQLEIMCCFGCMSVLANYFVFMTFFPACVSLVLELSMESLEGRPIWQLSHFAHVLAEEEHNKPNPVTQRVKLIMSLGLALVHAHTRLAAEHPGHNRTVEGSVQKRLDSGASMRPLQLNGMDLEQVITLSLALLLAIKYVFFEQTETESSLAIKSPIGSSSPPVQKLVAAEGCCRMDFKKTTSSAAEEDCKFVCGETEDTRGPPAAPDGTEGSSSQSVSDVAPRTLEECLDVLADPQRGARCLSDAEVMSLVASRSILNYKLESVLETPERGVAIRREMLSLKLPVASALSSLPYKNYDYAKVMGTCCENVIGYMPVPVGVAGPLLLDDEQFYVPMATTEGCLVASTNRGCRALSLSGGCHSRVLADSMTRGPVVRLPSACRAAEVKVWLESTDGFSSVKEAFDQTSRFARLEKLLVGLAGRNLYIRFESRTGDAMGMNMLSKGCEKALLRLQQQHPDVEVLSVSGNYCTDKKSAAINWILGRGKCAVSEATIPAKVVKEVLKSSTASLVELNINKNLVGSAMAGSIGGFNAHAANIVAAIFIACGQDPAQTVGSSNCITQMEAAGSDGQDLYISCTMPSIELGTVGGGTNLPPQQACLQMLGVQGTRPNQPGENARQLARVVCATVLAGELSLMAALEAGHLVKSHMTHNRSKLNLAQTMSSNTGDAV, translated from the exons ATGTTGGTGAGACTGTTCAGGCTCCACGGGCTGCTGGTGGCCACCCACCCGTGGGAGGTGATCATCGGCACGCTGGCGCTCACCGTCTGCCTCATGTCCATGAACAGCCTGGCCGCCAGCAGCCACATGTGCAGCTGGAACAACTGTCCCAAAGTGGACCAG caagTCCACAGCAGCGACATGATCATCCTAACAGTCACGCGCTGCATCGCTATCGTTTACATCTACTTCCAGTTCAAGAACCTCAGACAGCTGGGCTCCAAGTACATACTGG GTATCGCAGGGTTATTTACGTTATTCTCCAGCTTTGTTTTCAGTTCAGTCGTCATCCACTTTTTCGGCAGAGAGCTGACGGGCCTCAA TGAAGCGCTacctttcttcctcctcctcatcgaCCTTTCCAAAGCCTGCACGCTGGCCAAATTTGCCCTCAGCTCCAACTCTCAG gaGGAGGTAAGGGAGAACATCTCCCAGGGCATGGCCATCTTGGGCCCCACCTTCACCTTGGACGCTCTGGTGGAGTGCCTGGTCATCGGTATCGGCACCATGTCAG GCGTGCCGCAGTTGGAGATCATGTGTTGCTTCGGCTGTATGTCGGTCCTCGCCAACTACTTTGTCTTCATGACCTTCTTCCCCGCTTGTGTCTCACTGGTTCTGGAG cTGTCCATGGAGAGCCTCGAGGGTCGCCCCATTTGGCAGCTGAGCCACTTTGCCCACGTGCTGGCCGAAGAGGAGCACAACAAGCCCAACCCTGTGACGCAGCGGGTGAAACTCATCATG TCTCTGGGTTTGGCCCTGGTCCACGCTCACACTCGACTGGCAGCCGAGCATCCCGGACATAACCGCACCGTGGAAGGATCCGTGCAGAAGAGGCTGGACTCCGGCGCCTCCATGCGTCCGCTGCAGCTGAACGG CATGGACCTGGAACAGGTGATCACGCTCAGCCTGGCGCTGCTCCTCGCCATCAAGTACGTCTTCTTCGAGCAGACCGAGACTGAGTCCTCGCTGGCTATCAAGAGTCCCATCGGCAGCAGCTCGCCTCCTGTCCAGAAGCTCGTGGCGGCAGAGGGCTGCTGCAGGATGGACTTCAAGAAGACCACCAGCAGTGCTGCAGAAGAAGACTGTAAATTCGTGTGCGGGGAGACTG AAGACACCAGGGGACCCCCAGCTGCTCCAGATGGAACTGAAGGTTCCTCATCACAGAGCGTGTCAGATGTAGCACCGCGTACCTTGGAGGAATGTCTGGACGTCCTTGCTGATCCCCAG CGAGGAGCCCGTTGCCTAAGTGACGCCGAGGTGATGAGCCTGGTGGCGTCCCGCAGCATCctcaactacaagctggaatCTGTGCTGGAGACTCCGGAGAGGGGCGTGGCCATTAGGAGGGAAATGTTGTCATTGAAGCTTCCTGTTGCCTCTGCCTTGTCTTCACTTCCTTATAAGAACTACGACTACGCCAAG GTGATGGGCACTTGCTGTGAGAACGTCATCGGCTACATGCCGGTGCCGGTCGGGGTGGCCGGGCCGCTCTTGTTGGATGACGAGCAGTTTTACGTTCCCATGGCAACCACAGAGGGCTGCCTGGTGGCGAGTACCAACAGAGGCTGCAGGGCTCTTTCC CTGAGCGGGGGCTGCCACAGCAGGGTCCTCGCTGACAGCATGACCCGGGGGCCCGTGGTACGCCTGCCCTCGGCCTGCCGGGCCGCCGAAGTCAAAGTGTGGCTGGAGAGCACCGATGGCTTCAGCAGCGTCAAAGAGGCCTTCGACCAGACCAGCAG GTTTGCCCGTCTGGAGAAGCTGCTGGTGGGCTTGGCGGGGAGGAACCTCTACATACGCTTTGAGTCACGCACAGGAGATGCCATGGGCATGAACATGCTATCCAAG GGCTGTGAGAAGGCTCTGCTACGgctccagcagcagcacccTGACGTGGAGGTCCTGTCAGTCAGCGGCAACTACTGCACCGACAAGAAGTCTGCGGCCATCAACTGGATCCTGGGCCGGGGAAAGTGCGCTGTGAGCGAGGCCACCATCCCCGCCAAGGTGGTCAAGGAG GTGCTGAAGAGCAGCACGGCGTCCCTGGTGGAGCTCAACATCAACAAGAACCTGGTGGGCTCGGCCATGGCGGGCAGCATCGGCGGCTTCAATGCGCACGCCGCAAACATCGTAGCGGCCATCTTTATTGCCTGCGGGCAG GATCCCGCGCAGACAGTGGGCAGCTCCAACTGCATCACTCAGATGGAAGCTGCCGGTTCCGACGGCCAGGACCTCTACATCAGCTGCACCATGCCCTCCATTGAGCTGGGCACCGTGGGAGGGGGCACCAACCTGCCCCCACAGCAAGCCTGCTTGCAG ATGCTCGGCGTCCAAGGCACCAGGCCCAACCAGCCAGGAGAGAACGCCCGTCAGCTGGCCCGAGTCGTCTGTGCCACCGTCCTGGCAGGGGAGCTCTCCCTCATGGCGGCCCTCGAAGCGGGACACCTCGTCAAGAGTCACATGACCCACAACAG GTCCAAATTAAACTTAGCACAAACTATGTCATCAAATACCGGGGATGCTGTGTGA
- the LOC129170320 gene encoding 3-hydroxy-3-methylglutaryl-coenzyme A reductase-like isoform X2, producing the protein MLVRLFRLHGLLVATHPWEVIIGTLALTVCLMSMNSLAASSHMCSWNNCPKVDQQVHSSDMIILTVTRCIAIVYIYFQFKNLRQLGSKYILGIAGLFTLFSSFVFSSVVIHFFGRELTGLNEALPFFLLLIDLSKACTLAKFALSSNSQEEVRENISQGMAILGPTFTLDALVECLVIGIGTMSGVPQLEIMCCFGCMSVLANYFVFMTFFPACVSLVLELSMESLEGRPIWQLSHFAHVLAEEEHNKPNPVTQRVKLIMSLGLALVHAHTRLAAEHPGHNRTVEGSVQKRLDSGASMRPLQLNGMDLEQVITLSLALLLAIKYVFFEQTETESSLAIKSPIGSSSPPVQKLVAAEGCCRMDFKKTTSSAAEEDCKFVCGETDTRGPPAAPDGTEGSSSQSVSDVAPRTLEECLDVLADPQRGARCLSDAEVMSLVASRSILNYKLESVLETPERGVAIRREMLSLKLPVASALSSLPYKNYDYAKVMGTCCENVIGYMPVPVGVAGPLLLDDEQFYVPMATTEGCLVASTNRGCRALSLSGGCHSRVLADSMTRGPVVRLPSACRAAEVKVWLESTDGFSSVKEAFDQTSRFARLEKLLVGLAGRNLYIRFESRTGDAMGMNMLSKGCEKALLRLQQQHPDVEVLSVSGNYCTDKKSAAINWILGRGKCAVSEATIPAKVVKEVLKSSTASLVELNINKNLVGSAMAGSIGGFNAHAANIVAAIFIACGQDPAQTVGSSNCITQMEAAGSDGQDLYISCTMPSIELGTVGGGTNLPPQQACLQMLGVQGTRPNQPGENARQLARVVCATVLAGELSLMAALEAGHLVKSHMTHNRSKLNLAQTMSSNTGDAV; encoded by the exons ATGTTGGTGAGACTGTTCAGGCTCCACGGGCTGCTGGTGGCCACCCACCCGTGGGAGGTGATCATCGGCACGCTGGCGCTCACCGTCTGCCTCATGTCCATGAACAGCCTGGCCGCCAGCAGCCACATGTGCAGCTGGAACAACTGTCCCAAAGTGGACCAG caagTCCACAGCAGCGACATGATCATCCTAACAGTCACGCGCTGCATCGCTATCGTTTACATCTACTTCCAGTTCAAGAACCTCAGACAGCTGGGCTCCAAGTACATACTGG GTATCGCAGGGTTATTTACGTTATTCTCCAGCTTTGTTTTCAGTTCAGTCGTCATCCACTTTTTCGGCAGAGAGCTGACGGGCCTCAA TGAAGCGCTacctttcttcctcctcctcatcgaCCTTTCCAAAGCCTGCACGCTGGCCAAATTTGCCCTCAGCTCCAACTCTCAG gaGGAGGTAAGGGAGAACATCTCCCAGGGCATGGCCATCTTGGGCCCCACCTTCACCTTGGACGCTCTGGTGGAGTGCCTGGTCATCGGTATCGGCACCATGTCAG GCGTGCCGCAGTTGGAGATCATGTGTTGCTTCGGCTGTATGTCGGTCCTCGCCAACTACTTTGTCTTCATGACCTTCTTCCCCGCTTGTGTCTCACTGGTTCTGGAG cTGTCCATGGAGAGCCTCGAGGGTCGCCCCATTTGGCAGCTGAGCCACTTTGCCCACGTGCTGGCCGAAGAGGAGCACAACAAGCCCAACCCTGTGACGCAGCGGGTGAAACTCATCATG TCTCTGGGTTTGGCCCTGGTCCACGCTCACACTCGACTGGCAGCCGAGCATCCCGGACATAACCGCACCGTGGAAGGATCCGTGCAGAAGAGGCTGGACTCCGGCGCCTCCATGCGTCCGCTGCAGCTGAACGG CATGGACCTGGAACAGGTGATCACGCTCAGCCTGGCGCTGCTCCTCGCCATCAAGTACGTCTTCTTCGAGCAGACCGAGACTGAGTCCTCGCTGGCTATCAAGAGTCCCATCGGCAGCAGCTCGCCTCCTGTCCAGAAGCTCGTGGCGGCAGAGGGCTGCTGCAGGATGGACTTCAAGAAGACCACCAGCAGTGCTGCAGAAGAAGACTGTAAATTCGTGTGCGGGGAGACTG ACACCAGGGGACCCCCAGCTGCTCCAGATGGAACTGAAGGTTCCTCATCACAGAGCGTGTCAGATGTAGCACCGCGTACCTTGGAGGAATGTCTGGACGTCCTTGCTGATCCCCAG CGAGGAGCCCGTTGCCTAAGTGACGCCGAGGTGATGAGCCTGGTGGCGTCCCGCAGCATCctcaactacaagctggaatCTGTGCTGGAGACTCCGGAGAGGGGCGTGGCCATTAGGAGGGAAATGTTGTCATTGAAGCTTCCTGTTGCCTCTGCCTTGTCTTCACTTCCTTATAAGAACTACGACTACGCCAAG GTGATGGGCACTTGCTGTGAGAACGTCATCGGCTACATGCCGGTGCCGGTCGGGGTGGCCGGGCCGCTCTTGTTGGATGACGAGCAGTTTTACGTTCCCATGGCAACCACAGAGGGCTGCCTGGTGGCGAGTACCAACAGAGGCTGCAGGGCTCTTTCC CTGAGCGGGGGCTGCCACAGCAGGGTCCTCGCTGACAGCATGACCCGGGGGCCCGTGGTACGCCTGCCCTCGGCCTGCCGGGCCGCCGAAGTCAAAGTGTGGCTGGAGAGCACCGATGGCTTCAGCAGCGTCAAAGAGGCCTTCGACCAGACCAGCAG GTTTGCCCGTCTGGAGAAGCTGCTGGTGGGCTTGGCGGGGAGGAACCTCTACATACGCTTTGAGTCACGCACAGGAGATGCCATGGGCATGAACATGCTATCCAAG GGCTGTGAGAAGGCTCTGCTACGgctccagcagcagcacccTGACGTGGAGGTCCTGTCAGTCAGCGGCAACTACTGCACCGACAAGAAGTCTGCGGCCATCAACTGGATCCTGGGCCGGGGAAAGTGCGCTGTGAGCGAGGCCACCATCCCCGCCAAGGTGGTCAAGGAG GTGCTGAAGAGCAGCACGGCGTCCCTGGTGGAGCTCAACATCAACAAGAACCTGGTGGGCTCGGCCATGGCGGGCAGCATCGGCGGCTTCAATGCGCACGCCGCAAACATCGTAGCGGCCATCTTTATTGCCTGCGGGCAG GATCCCGCGCAGACAGTGGGCAGCTCCAACTGCATCACTCAGATGGAAGCTGCCGGTTCCGACGGCCAGGACCTCTACATCAGCTGCACCATGCCCTCCATTGAGCTGGGCACCGTGGGAGGGGGCACCAACCTGCCCCCACAGCAAGCCTGCTTGCAG ATGCTCGGCGTCCAAGGCACCAGGCCCAACCAGCCAGGAGAGAACGCCCGTCAGCTGGCCCGAGTCGTCTGTGCCACCGTCCTGGCAGGGGAGCTCTCCCTCATGGCGGCCCTCGAAGCGGGACACCTCGTCAAGAGTCACATGACCCACAACAG GTCCAAATTAAACTTAGCACAAACTATGTCATCAAATACCGGGGATGCTGTGTGA